The segment GCATTGGCAAACAGCGACCATTGGGCTAGGAGGGCTCGTTCTTCAAGCGTTTGAGCCCCGCCATAGCGCTCTGCTAGATAGAGCAAAATTGCGCCCGACTCCCAGAGGACAACGGTGCCGTCCACAATGGCAGGCACCTTCCCAAAGGGGTTGATCGCCAAGAAATCTGCCTGGCGATGTTCTTTAGCCTGCAAATCGAGCAGGATGAACTCGTAGGGAACCTCTAGCTCCTCCAAATACCACTGCACAATCGACGCTCGACTGCGAGCTGCTCCATAAAGCTTCAACATCCTAACCCTTCCTACAGCTTCTGGTGGGTGTAGGCATGTTGCTTAACATTGTCTTCCGTTTTGACAATGCGCTCAGAGTTCAAAACCCGTTTCCGCTCGGTGGAATGGTTGAGATCTCGGAAAGCCGTGCCCACAGGGATATGCTGGCTAGCTTCAGGGCGCGTCTTATA is part of the Candidatus Obscuribacterales bacterium genome and harbors:
- a CDS encoding glutathione S-transferase family protein: MLKLYGAARSRASIVQWYLEELEVPYEFILLDLQAKEHRQADFLAINPFGKVPAIVDGTVVLWESGAILLYLAERYGGAQTLEERALLAQWSLFANATFGPGIFIESSREREMPNLFGTLSRILEQQPFVLGDRFTAADVAVGSYLAYVPMMLKIGYDDYPVLQTYLNTLMQRPAFQRSLGARSPAS